One region of Dokdonia sp. 4H-3-7-5 genomic DNA includes:
- a CDS encoding cold-shock protein, whose translation MSKGTVKFFNDTKGFGFITEEGVEKDHFVHISGLIDEIREGDEVEFDLKEGNKGLNAVNVRVI comes from the coding sequence ATGAGTAAAGGAACAGTAAAATTTTTCAACGACACTAAAGGTTTTGGATTCATCACTGAAGAAGGAGTTGAGAAAGATCACTTTGTACACATTTCTGGATTAATCGACGAGATTAGAGAAGGTGATGAAGTGGAATTTGACCTTAAAGAAGGTAACAAAGGATTAAATGCAGTTAACGTAAGAGTTATCTAA
- a CDS encoding PAS domain-containing sensor histidine kinase, with product MSEAFQRNTENELASIKSAFESNQDLSYEIFQQMPIGICITNPKGYFTDVNTTYCDIYGYTREELIGKPFTVVVPDQSLAVLEQLHADFMEQEQELQGRWTVKNKNKEEFEIITNAAFLQDAETNENRKMTLVVKANELELTIQRLKTTIDILENKIKTQDIANKLAEHDMRNRIGSMVSIADILSKSDLNPSQNKWVRMLKDIGNDTLNLLTSAKDYAEMERGEYTPEISTFDLIELIASTTSEMRDLIDEKETEIELYLNETLAEPEEDILEIKGDKFYMSHLFQNLLRNAIEASPIKKKVLIHVETSNVIIINIKNTGTIPQKIRNNFFDKYTTDGKERGTGLGTYISKMVAEIHHGNLSFLTGKDDTTTLILKLPATIIV from the coding sequence ATGTCTGAAGCTTTTCAAAGAAACACAGAAAACGAACTAGCCTCTATTAAGAGTGCTTTTGAGTCTAATCAAGACCTCTCTTACGAGATTTTCCAGCAAATGCCTATTGGTATCTGTATTACAAATCCAAAAGGTTACTTTACAGATGTAAATACTACTTACTGTGACATCTATGGCTATACTCGTGAAGAACTTATAGGAAAGCCATTTACCGTAGTTGTACCAGACCAAAGTCTTGCTGTTTTAGAACAACTGCATGCAGACTTTATGGAACAGGAGCAGGAGTTACAAGGTAGATGGACGGTAAAAAATAAAAATAAGGAAGAGTTTGAAATCATTACAAATGCAGCCTTTTTACAAGATGCAGAGACTAATGAAAACCGAAAAATGACATTAGTCGTAAAAGCTAATGAGCTAGAATTAACCATACAGCGGCTAAAAACCACTATTGATATTCTCGAAAATAAAATAAAAACTCAAGATATTGCAAATAAACTTGCCGAACATGATATGCGTAACCGCATAGGCTCTATGGTTTCTATTGCAGACATTCTTTCAAAATCAGACCTTAATCCGTCACAAAATAAATGGGTACGTATGCTTAAGGACATAGGTAATGATACCCTAAACTTACTTACCTCTGCAAAAGATTATGCAGAGATGGAACGTGGAGAATATACTCCAGAAATTTCTACTTTTGATCTTATAGAGCTCATTGCTAGTACAACTAGCGAGATGAGAGACCTTATAGATGAAAAAGAAACCGAAATTGAGCTATATCTCAATGAAACACTAGCCGAGCCGGAAGAAGATATCTTAGAAATAAAAGGAGATAAGTTCTACATGAGCCATCTATTTCAAAATCTGCTACGCAATGCTATAGAAGCTTCTCCAATAAAAAAGAAAGTTTTAATTCACGTAGAAACCAGTAATGTTATTATAATCAATATAAAAAATACTGGGACTATCCCTCAAAAAATCAGAAACAATTTCTTTGATAAGTACACCACAGATGGTAAAGAAAGAGGAACGGGATTAGGTACTTATATCTCAAAAATGGTTGCCGAAATTCACCACGGTAACCTCTCTTTCCTCACAGGAAAAGATGACACTACTACGCTTATCTTAAAACTACCAGCTACTATCATTGTATAA
- a CDS encoding KTSC domain-containing protein encodes MKRINEYKKLFGVEKEIDLKMLKKSYRNLVKEWHPDKFQDGDVKQEEAEIQSRRIIDGYHFLVSMAPETKAANLEAYTDTITNAAIADYQHKGLLLEITFTDGTTYEYFGVTKPIYIKMVNAGNLNRFAKRNIYPKHNYRKSKRHLQEA; translated from the coding sequence ATGAAGAGAATAAATGAATACAAGAAACTCTTTGGAGTTGAAAAAGAAATTGACCTTAAAATGCTCAAAAAGAGCTACCGTAACCTTGTAAAAGAATGGCACCCAGATAAATTTCAAGATGGCGATGTAAAACAAGAGGAAGCAGAGATACAGAGCCGTCGCATTATTGATGGTTACCATTTTTTAGTAAGTATGGCACCAGAGACCAAAGCTGCAAACCTAGAAGCATATACGGATACGATAACAAATGCCGCTATCGCAGATTACCAGCACAAAGGATTACTACTAGAAATCACATTTACAGATGGGACTACCTATGAGTACTTTGGAGTTACGAAGCCTATTTATATTAAAATGGTAAATGCTGGAAACCTTAATCGTTTTGCAAAGCGCAATATTTATCCTAAGCATAACTACCGTAAGTCTAAAAGACACTTACAAGAAGCATAA
- a CDS encoding DEAD/DEAH box helicase translates to MTSTFTALGVMDAIQEALKSLEITSPTDIQQQAIPAMLTSKKDVIALAQTGTGKTVAFGVPLLQLIDRTNPTTQAVILVPTRELGQQIQSNIAALAAHLPEVRTAVFYGGVPVKDQIERLKEPAQIIVATPGRLIDLMERQAINITQANYLVLDEADEMVSSLKDSLDTIVTAMPNNRRTFLLSATMPGAIKQIVQNYLSKNPIEVSAEMATLGSQKITHEYVVVEPIEKLDVLMHFLNSRIGQRGIIFCKTKAAVNKLAKNLAINKFSSGAIHGSLSQPIRDRMMGQFREGHIDILVATDLAARGIDVKEIEYVVNYHLPEFYDMYVHRSGRTARAGATGYALTILQEEEVKEIPEFEHELGISFSAFAKASPQQIEDNNTVLWAKKIFKTKPNREIATELKESVHAVFHHLTKEELIDKLMAERIATAIKSIELKVLPKKKKRK, encoded by the coding sequence ATGACAAGTACTTTCACAGCATTAGGTGTAATGGATGCTATCCAAGAAGCCTTAAAATCACTAGAGATTACTTCTCCTACAGATATACAGCAGCAGGCTATACCAGCAATGCTCACGTCTAAAAAGGATGTCATAGCGCTCGCACAAACTGGGACTGGAAAAACGGTAGCCTTTGGGGTACCGTTATTACAGCTTATAGATCGCACAAACCCAACTACACAAGCTGTTATTCTTGTGCCTACTAGGGAATTAGGGCAACAGATACAATCTAACATTGCGGCACTTGCTGCGCATCTTCCTGAGGTGAGGACTGCCGTTTTTTATGGTGGGGTCCCTGTAAAAGATCAAATAGAACGACTTAAGGAACCTGCTCAAATAATCGTAGCAACACCTGGACGTCTCATAGATCTTATGGAACGCCAGGCTATCAATATTACGCAAGCAAATTATCTTGTGCTTGATGAGGCAGATGAGATGGTAAGCTCACTTAAAGATAGTCTTGATACTATTGTTACTGCTATGCCTAATAATAGAAGGACTTTTCTATTATCTGCTACCATGCCAGGAGCAATCAAACAAATAGTTCAAAACTACCTTTCTAAGAACCCAATAGAAGTTAGCGCCGAAATGGCAACCCTAGGTAGTCAAAAAATTACACATGAATATGTAGTTGTTGAGCCTATTGAAAAACTGGACGTTTTAATGCATTTCTTGAACTCAAGAATAGGGCAGAGGGGTATCATTTTTTGTAAAACAAAAGCAGCAGTAAACAAGCTAGCCAAAAATCTAGCGATTAATAAATTTTCCTCGGGAGCAATCCATGGAAGTTTGAGTCAGCCCATACGTGATCGTATGATGGGACAGTTTAGAGAAGGGCATATTGACATTCTTGTAGCAACAGATCTTGCTGCTAGAGGTATTGATGTAAAGGAGATTGAGTACGTAGTAAATTACCACCTTCCAGAATTTTACGACATGTATGTGCACAGAAGTGGTCGTACAGCTCGTGCTGGTGCAACTGGATATGCTTTAACTATTTTGCAAGAAGAGGAAGTAAAGGAGATTCCTGAGTTTGAACATGAGCTTGGTATTTCTTTTTCCGCTTTCGCGAAAGCGTCACCACAACAAATAGAGGATAATAATACGGTGCTTTGGGCTAAGAAAATCTTCAAAACGAAGCCTAACAGAGAAATTGCTACGGAGCTAAAAGAGAGCGTTCACGCAGTTTTCCATCACCTAACAAAGGAGGAGCTTATTGATAAACTTATGGCAGAGCGTATCGCAACCGCTATTAAAAGTATCGAGCTTAAAGTACTTCCAAAGAAGAAGAAAAGGAAATAG
- a CDS encoding phospholipase A, with product MMKKQLLIFVLLLSYGLSFGQEITREKFNDSLQGLPSFSSYQDNYFVTGLPTNRDIDRNSADAKYQVSFKQIISRDLLPFESYLYLTYTQKAFWNIYKESLPFRDVNFNPSIAIGKAIYNKDNHLKGIASLEFEHESNGRDSISSRSWNRITAGYTTPLFKNTTARFELWLPFGYQESNADLLDYVGVGEVHINHEIKHDKLTLNLMLRKGLGFDGRGVLRSRLYYNPFKTSKLNQYIMLEWYLGQAESLLDYQQSSSIIRLGYVIKSTEFNWFRNKN from the coding sequence ATGATGAAAAAACAACTTCTCATATTTGTACTACTGTTATCTTACGGCCTTTCATTTGGACAAGAAATCACACGTGAAAAGTTTAATGATTCTTTACAAGGTTTACCTTCATTTTCTAGTTACCAAGATAATTACTTTGTAACGGGCTTACCTACTAACAGAGATATAGATCGCAATAGCGCAGATGCTAAGTATCAAGTAAGTTTCAAGCAAATTATCTCCAGAGATTTACTTCCATTTGAGTCCTATTTATACTTGACGTACACACAAAAGGCATTCTGGAATATTTATAAAGAGTCATTGCCCTTTAGAGATGTGAATTTTAATCCTTCTATCGCTATAGGTAAAGCGATTTACAATAAAGATAATCACTTAAAAGGTATTGCCTCACTTGAGTTTGAGCATGAGTCTAACGGTAGAGATAGTATTTCTTCTCGTAGTTGGAATCGTATTACAGCCGGATACACTACACCACTATTTAAAAATACAACGGCAAGATTTGAACTATGGCTGCCTTTCGGCTATCAAGAAAGTAATGCAGATTTGTTAGACTATGTAGGAGTGGGGGAAGTTCATATAAATCATGAGATTAAACATGATAAGCTTACTCTTAATCTCATGCTACGCAAAGGACTAGGTTTTGATGGTAGAGGCGTACTACGTTCTAGATTATATTATAATCCTTTTAAAACCAGTAAACTCAACCAATACATCATGTTGGAGTGGTACTTAGGTCAAGCAGAATCCTTGCTAGATTACCAGCAATCTAGTAGTATCATTAGGTTAGGATACGTAATTAAGAGTACAGAGTTTAACTGGTTTAGAAACAAGAACTAG
- a CDS encoding M13 family metallopeptidase, which yields MKNLIYSAVIAVLVISCNTKNDGQDEAHKKQQAITFDGIDTSIAPGDNFYNHVNKTWYDKAVIADDQVGVGAYRFLNIPQQELLKNILEEVSTQTHPKGSVEQLVGDFYASGMDTLSIDKRGIEPMEPIFNRIEFIGNVSEMMNFVSTQIMSGDYSVIAPYISPDQKNSKINILHIGQTGLGLPDRDYYFNEDSSSKAIQEAYKKYLATIFELVGEDNAFAKAETVYSIEQQLASAHKTRIERRVIKDNYNKFSVEDLAAKQAAIGWPKMLENLGASVDSLDVRQPAYYDALNSMLSSVPLAQWKLYLKAHSLSSHDTMLSTPFQDAAFAYTKVISGQSEQQSRSKRMVRNVDRQIGFALGQLYVKRYFNEDAKKRALELVNNFQSALEVRIENLAWMSDSTKVKAKEKLYAINKKIGYPDVWREYNVSIDRGQFFENVVDLRKDSYEYELKQLNKAPNRDEWGTTPSTVTAYYNPSLNEIVFPAGILQPPYFDLYADDAVNYGGIGMVIGHEFTHAFDDQGAQYDKDGNVTNWWTDNDYTKFKAKTQQIIEQYDSFTVLDSVHLKGALTVGENTADNGGIAIAYDAFKMTEQGKDTISIGGYTPNQRFFMSVARIWRVKTRDEYLRNYVATDPHSPPMWRVNGPLMNFTPFYEAFNVTEGQENFKTEEERIEIW from the coding sequence ATGAAAAATCTCATTTATTCGGCAGTCATTGCTGTTTTGGTAATTTCTTGCAACACTAAGAATGACGGTCAAGACGAAGCTCATAAAAAGCAACAAGCCATCACCTTTGACGGAATAGATACTTCCATTGCACCGGGAGATAATTTTTACAATCACGTCAATAAAACCTGGTATGACAAAGCCGTTATAGCAGATGACCAAGTAGGAGTAGGAGCCTATAGATTTTTAAATATTCCGCAACAAGAGTTGTTAAAGAATATTTTAGAAGAAGTTTCAACGCAAACTCATCCTAAAGGTTCTGTCGAGCAACTTGTAGGTGATTTTTATGCTTCAGGTATGGATACTTTAAGTATTGATAAACGAGGGATTGAACCTATGGAACCTATTTTCAATCGAATTGAGTTCATTGGTAATGTTTCAGAGATGATGAACTTTGTGAGCACGCAAATCATGAGTGGAGATTATTCGGTAATTGCTCCTTATATATCTCCAGATCAAAAAAACAGTAAGATTAATATTTTACATATTGGTCAGACTGGTTTGGGATTACCTGACCGTGATTATTATTTCAATGAAGATAGCTCTTCAAAAGCTATACAAGAGGCTTATAAAAAGTACCTAGCTACCATATTTGAATTAGTGGGTGAAGATAACGCTTTCGCGAAAGCGGAAACAGTATACAGCATTGAACAACAACTTGCGAGCGCTCATAAAACACGTATCGAGCGCAGAGTCATAAAGGATAATTACAATAAGTTTTCTGTGGAAGATCTAGCAGCTAAACAAGCTGCTATAGGTTGGCCAAAAATGCTAGAAAACTTAGGAGCAAGCGTAGACTCTCTAGACGTTAGACAGCCTGCATACTATGATGCATTAAATAGTATGTTATCAAGTGTGCCACTAGCGCAATGGAAATTATATCTAAAAGCGCATTCTCTAAGCAGTCATGATACTATGTTGAGCACTCCATTTCAAGATGCGGCATTTGCTTATACTAAGGTGATATCTGGACAGTCTGAGCAACAATCTCGATCTAAACGTATGGTGCGCAATGTAGACAGGCAAATTGGGTTTGCATTAGGACAATTATATGTTAAGCGTTACTTCAATGAGGATGCAAAAAAGAGAGCACTGGAACTTGTAAATAATTTTCAAAGCGCACTTGAAGTTCGCATTGAAAACCTAGCATGGATGAGTGATAGCACTAAAGTAAAAGCTAAAGAAAAGCTATATGCTATCAACAAGAAAATAGGATATCCAGATGTATGGCGCGAGTATAATGTGTCAATCGACAGAGGGCAGTTTTTTGAAAACGTAGTAGACTTGCGTAAAGATAGTTATGAATACGAACTTAAACAATTGAATAAAGCGCCTAATCGTGATGAATGGGGTACAACTCCATCCACTGTTACAGCATATTATAACCCATCTCTTAATGAAATAGTGTTTCCTGCAGGAATCTTACAGCCGCCTTATTTTGATCTTTATGCAGACGATGCTGTAAATTATGGAGGTATAGGTATGGTAATAGGACATGAGTTTACACATGCTTTTGATGATCAAGGAGCGCAGTATGACAAAGATGGAAATGTAACAAACTGGTGGACTGATAATGACTACACAAAATTTAAGGCAAAGACGCAGCAAATTATCGAGCAGTATGATTCTTTTACTGTGTTAGATAGTGTACACCTTAAAGGAGCACTCACAGTAGGTGAGAACACTGCAGATAATGGCGGAATCGCAATTGCTTATGATGCTTTTAAAATGACAGAGCAAGGAAAAGACACAATCTCTATAGGCGGTTATACTCCTAATCAACGTTTTTTCATGTCTGTAGCTCGCATATGGAGAGTAAAGACAAGAGATGAGTATTTGCGTAACTATGTTGCTACAGACCCACACTCACCACCTATGTGGCGTGTAAACGGACCATTAATGAACTTTACGCCTTTTTACGAAGCCTTTAATGTTACTGAAGGACAAGAGAACTTTAAGACCGAGGAGGAGCGTATAGAAATTTGGTAA
- a CDS encoding SDR family oxidoreductase, with the protein MELTNKTIIITGASSGIGEATAHKLASHGANVVLMARSEDKLQELQKAITDNGGKAIVATGDVTSKEDFDKGVAAAVKEYGKVDGLINNAGLMPLSFVEKLKTDEWMQMVDVNIKGVLNGVAAVLPELKKNKGGHIINISSMAAHRYFPGGAVYCATKSAVKMFSEGLRQELAPEYGINVTSIEPGAVSTSLTETITDEDVKEMMEGMQEMTTLEAEDIASAIYYSLSQPARVNINDVYIVPSEQK; encoded by the coding sequence ATGGAACTTACAAATAAGACAATAATCATAACAGGAGCATCAAGTGGTATAGGTGAAGCAACCGCACACAAACTAGCATCACACGGTGCAAATGTGGTATTAATGGCTCGTAGTGAAGATAAATTGCAAGAGCTACAAAAAGCAATTACCGATAATGGTGGAAAAGCGATTGTAGCAACAGGTGATGTAACAAGCAAAGAAGATTTTGATAAAGGTGTTGCTGCCGCGGTAAAAGAATATGGCAAAGTAGACGGCCTTATTAATAATGCAGGATTAATGCCATTATCTTTTGTAGAAAAGCTCAAAACAGATGAGTGGATGCAAATGGTAGATGTAAATATAAAAGGAGTATTAAATGGAGTTGCAGCCGTTTTACCAGAACTTAAAAAGAATAAAGGAGGCCATATCATAAACATCTCTTCCATGGCAGCACACCGCTATTTCCCAGGTGGAGCTGTGTATTGCGCTACAAAGAGCGCCGTAAAGATGTTTTCTGAAGGACTACGTCAAGAGCTAGCTCCAGAATATGGAATTAATGTTACCTCTATCGAGCCAGGCGCAGTAAGCACTAGCCTTACTGAGACAATCACAGATGAGGATGTCAAGGAAATGATGGAAGGAATGCAAGAAATGACAACGCTAGAAGCAGAGGATATTGCAAGTGCAATTTACTACTCTTTAAGCCAGCCAGCGCGTGTCAATATTAATGATGTGTATATTGTGCCAAGTGAGCAAAAATAA
- a CDS encoding arylesterase — translation MFSIKLTQWSLKSPQSLQYIITKFSIVIMSISFASCNSNTATKEQVVQEPTIAVSQEEIHDSRKSLLFFGDSITAGYGLDDTNDAYPALIQNKIDSLNLDYEVINSGLSGETSAGGRSRIDWILNQPIDVFVLELGANDGLRGVAVEETRENLQAIIDAVRAKSPSTTIVLAGMQLPPNFGQVYTANFKSMFIELATSNDMAFIPFILKDVGGIKALNQNDGIHPTEEGHEIVAETVWETLEELLTKKQ, via the coding sequence ATGTTCTCTATAAAATTAACACAATGGTCTTTAAAAAGCCCACAGTCGCTACAATACATTATCACAAAGTTTAGTATTGTTATAATGTCGATTTCTTTCGCTTCATGTAACAGTAATACGGCTACAAAAGAACAAGTTGTACAAGAACCCACAATAGCGGTTTCTCAAGAAGAAATACATGATTCAAGGAAATCTCTGCTCTTCTTTGGAGATAGTATTACTGCTGGCTATGGCCTAGATGATACAAATGATGCCTATCCAGCACTCATCCAAAACAAAATAGACAGTCTAAACTTAGATTATGAGGTGATAAACTCAGGCTTAAGCGGAGAAACCAGTGCAGGTGGTCGAAGCAGGATAGATTGGATACTAAATCAACCTATAGATGTATTTGTGCTAGAACTTGGTGCAAATGACGGCTTACGAGGCGTTGCTGTAGAAGAAACCAGAGAAAACCTTCAAGCTATTATTGATGCTGTACGTGCCAAAAGTCCGTCTACTACTATTGTTCTTGCTGGAATGCAACTACCTCCTAATTTTGGTCAAGTATATACCGCAAATTTTAAAAGTATGTTTATTGAGCTTGCAACGTCAAATGATATGGCTTTTATTCCATTTATTTTAAAAGATGTAGGTGGTATTAAAGCTCTTAATCAAAATGATGGTATTCATCCTACAGAAGAAGGTCATGAGATTGTTGCCGAAACTGTCTGGGAAACCCTAGAAGAGCTTCTCACCAAAAAGCAATAA
- a CDS encoding ABC transporter ATP-binding protein: MSKILKISGLEKTYTSGSKQLTVLQNIDFEVEKGQTFSIIGPSGSGKTTLLGLCAGLDQPNAGTVELCGHNLSALNEDERAALRNKEVGFIFQNFQLLPTLTAIENVSVPLELQGDKNASTRAKELLEQVGLADRIDHYPSQLSGGEQQRVALARAFVNKPSILFADEPTGNLDEETGEKVIKLLFELNKSAGTTLVIISHDLDLANRTQQILRLKGGQILTNERTTAS; encoded by the coding sequence ATGTCAAAGATATTAAAGATAAGCGGGCTAGAAAAGACGTATACCAGCGGCTCAAAACAGCTCACCGTATTACAAAATATAGATTTTGAAGTAGAAAAAGGTCAAACTTTTTCTATCATAGGTCCGTCAGGTAGTGGTAAAACGACTCTGCTAGGTTTATGTGCAGGTCTTGACCAGCCTAATGCTGGTACCGTTGAGTTATGCGGTCATAACTTAAGTGCATTAAACGAAGATGAGCGTGCTGCATTACGCAATAAAGAGGTAGGTTTTATCTTCCAGAATTTCCAACTATTACCAACACTTACTGCCATAGAGAATGTGAGTGTTCCTCTTGAACTTCAGGGAGACAAGAATGCTAGTACACGTGCAAAAGAACTACTGGAGCAGGTAGGTCTAGCTGATCGTATAGATCATTATCCTTCCCAACTTTCTGGTGGAGAGCAACAGCGTGTCGCTCTTGCACGAGCTTTCGTAAATAAGCCATCGATACTTTTTGCAGATGAACCTACGGGAAATCTTGATGAAGAAACTGGCGAAAAAGTGATAAAACTCCTTTTTGAACTAAACAAAAGTGCCGGAACTACCTTAGTGATTATATCACACGACTTAGATCTAGCAAATAGAACGCAACAAATCTTACGATTAAAAGGAGGTCAAATTTTAACTAACGAACGCACCACAGCATCTTGA
- a CDS encoding ABC transporter permease, translating to MAWRDAKASKVRLLLFMASIILGIAAVVSIQLFSQNLTENIQRQSKTLMGADYIIDSRQAPSERAQAIIDSLQPDASEVNFVSMIAFPKNGGTKLVRVRGLEGDFPFYGSMQTNPVNAGTSYQVNGGALVDATLMLQYSVVPGDSIKVGAITLPIIGELISMPGSSAVSSSVAPPVIIPNRFIAETELLQFGSRKEYQFFYKAPSIDLEALEKNIDPILKLENADIDTHTSTSARLGQRYENVGAFLNLAAFIALLLGCVGIASSVNIYIKEKLKAIAVLKCMGASRKQSFLIFLIQIAGIGLIGGIIGTIIGAGLQELFPYILQEFLPFDVTINISIQPLIMGVLLGLFMSVLFALLPLIRTWYVSPLDVLRVTETSNQESAKARLVVVGLIMVSLYLFSFWLLKDGLFALTFVGGVIVTFAVLAGVARGTMLIVKKYFPKKASFTMRQSLLNLYRPNNQTLVLLVAIGLGTFLISTLYFTKDILLAKTEVGNTSNSANIITLDVQPDQVEEVATTFKTNDLQVIDNISLVTMRMHSINGILVNALRTDSTAQIRKWILNHEFRTTYRDELIASEEIIEGEWIDAIAPNEPIKISISDNLADDANVTVGDPIVFNVQGVLMETIVGSIRKVDWARLQLNFSIVFPKGVLENAPQFNVLTTYADTKEKSAGLQRDLVTAFPNVSIIDLRQVYNVVEDILSKVSWIINFMAFFSILTGIIVLIGSVRTSKYQRIKESVLLRTLGAKNKQILMISAFEYFFLGVLGSLVGILLALVSSLMLAIFVFKEPFVPSLIPFLVFLPGITSLVVFIGLSNIGGVLRSSPLEVLRKAE from the coding sequence ATGGCATGGCGGGATGCTAAGGCAAGTAAAGTGCGTTTGTTGCTCTTTATGGCTTCCATCATATTGGGAATTGCAGCGGTGGTTTCCATTCAGCTATTTAGCCAGAATCTTACAGAAAATATACAGCGACAATCTAAAACCCTCATGGGGGCAGATTATATCATTGACAGTAGGCAAGCTCCAAGCGAGCGTGCTCAAGCTATCATAGACTCGCTTCAACCAGATGCATCAGAGGTGAACTTTGTATCTATGATTGCGTTTCCTAAAAATGGAGGAACAAAACTGGTACGTGTAAGAGGTCTAGAAGGCGATTTTCCATTTTATGGATCCATGCAAACTAATCCTGTAAACGCAGGAACTAGTTATCAGGTTAATGGCGGAGCTCTCGTTGACGCTACACTTATGTTACAGTACAGTGTGGTTCCTGGAGATTCTATCAAAGTAGGAGCGATCACGTTGCCTATCATTGGGGAGTTAATATCTATGCCAGGAAGTAGTGCCGTATCAAGTTCTGTTGCACCGCCCGTAATAATCCCTAATCGCTTTATCGCAGAGACGGAGCTATTGCAGTTTGGTAGTCGTAAGGAATATCAATTTTTTTATAAAGCACCGTCCATAGATCTTGAAGCTTTAGAAAAAAACATAGATCCTATTCTCAAATTAGAAAATGCAGATATAGATACGCATACAAGCACCAGCGCACGATTAGGACAGCGATACGAGAATGTAGGAGCATTTCTCAACCTAGCAGCATTTATAGCGCTTCTATTGGGATGCGTAGGTATCGCTAGTTCTGTAAACATCTATATCAAAGAAAAACTGAAAGCCATCGCTGTTTTAAAGTGTATGGGAGCTTCTAGAAAACAGAGTTTTTTAATTTTTCTGATACAAATAGCTGGCATAGGATTAATAGGTGGAATCATAGGCACCATCATAGGTGCAGGTCTACAAGAGTTATTCCCTTATATCCTACAAGAGTTTTTACCTTTTGATGTGACCATAAATATTTCCATACAGCCACTCATCATGGGAGTATTACTTGGTTTATTTATGTCTGTTTTATTTGCGCTATTACCACTTATTCGTACTTGGTATGTGTCTCCATTAGATGTGTTAAGAGTAACGGAAACATCTAATCAAGAAAGTGCAAAAGCTAGATTAGTGGTCGTAGGACTCATTATGGTATCACTGTATTTATTTTCCTTTTGGTTATTAAAGGATGGTCTATTTGCACTTACTTTTGTAGGCGGTGTTATCGTGACATTTGCTGTTTTAGCCGGAGTAGCAAGAGGTACGATGCTCATCGTTAAGAAGTACTTCCCCAAGAAGGCGTCATTCACCATGCGCCAGAGTCTCCTCAATTTATACCGACCTAATAATCAAACTTTAGTATTACTAGTTGCCATAGGTTTAGGTACTTTTTTAATAAGTACGCTTTATTTTACAAAGGATATATTACTTGCCAAAACGGAAGTAGGCAACACTTCAAATAGTGCAAATATCATTACGCTAGACGTCCAGCCAGATCAAGTTGAGGAGGTAGCCACTACTTTCAAAACTAATGACTTACAAGTTATTGATAATATTTCGCTAGTGACTATGCGTATGCACAGTATTAATGGAATTCTAGTAAACGCCTTACGTACAGATAGTACCGCACAAATACGTAAGTGGATTCTCAACCATGAGTTTAGAACTACTTACAGGGATGAGCTTATAGCATCAGAAGAAATTATAGAAGGGGAGTGGATAGACGCTATAGCACCTAACGAACCTATAAAAATTTCTATCTCTGATAATCTTGCAGATGATGCAAATGTGACTGTAGGTGATCCTATTGTTTTTAATGTGCAAGGAGTGCTTATGGAAACTATTGTAGGTAGTATACGCAAGGTTGATTGGGCACGATTACAACTCAATTTCTCCATCGTTTTTCCTAAGGGTGTACTTGAGAATGCTCCTCAATTTAACGTGTTAACTACATATGCAGATACTAAAGAAAAATCGGCGGGATTACAGCGGGATTTAGTCACGGCATTTCCTAACGTCTCTATTATTGATTTAAGACAGGTTTATAATGTGGTAGAAGATATCTTGAGCAAAGTCTCGTGGATAATCAATTTTATGGCATTCTTTAGTATTCTTACAGGGATCATCGTACTTATAGGTTCTGTACGTACGAGTAAATATCAACGCATTAAAGAAAGCGTGCTACTGCGAACATTAGGTGCAAAAAACAAGCAGATTCTTATGATTTCGGCATTTGAGTACTTCTTTCTAGGTGTTTTGGGTAGTTTAGTTGGGATCTTACTGGCATTAGTGAGTAGTTTGATGCTAGCAATATTTGTATTTAAAGAGCCATTTGTCCCATCATTAATCCCATTCCTAGTATTTCTGCCTGGCATCACATCATTGGTTGTGTTTATTGGCCTTAGTAATATAGGAGGTGTATTGCGCAGTTCTCCTCTTGAGGTGCTTAGAAAGGCAGAGTAG